A window of Campylobacter pinnipediorum subsp. pinnipediorum contains these coding sequences:
- a CDS encoding replication-associated recombination protein A gives MFALEFRPKNLDEIYGQEQIVMVFKKFIENKKIPHSIFYGVAGCGKTSFARALAGVLNYDFYEFDGGNLKIEEFRKILKNYENALTKPLFFIDEIHRLSKTQQEALLVPMENYKALIVGASTENPYFTLSSGIRSRSMLFEFQPLDSTELEKMLFHIKDKINFVIDDDAKEYLIKSSGGDARGFLNLLEFALSLDTHITLENLKILRGHSVCSGASNNDTHYNLASALIKSLRGSDIDACIYYLARLIDEGESADFIARRLLIFSSEDIGNANPNALNVATNTLLAVLKIGYPEARILLSQCVVYLASSPKSNSSYKAINKALEYVKNNEKLEIPKYLINTLPEKKDYLYPHNFGGWVKQRYLEKDLKFYESNSIGFEKTLDEWQEKIKQGK, from the coding sequence GTGTTCGCATTGGAATTTAGACCTAAAAATCTTGATGAGATATACGGTCAAGAACAAATAGTAATGGTGTTTAAAAAATTTATCGAAAATAAAAAAATACCTCATAGTATATTTTATGGTGTTGCTGGTTGCGGTAAAACAAGCTTTGCCAGGGCTTTGGCTGGAGTATTGAATTATGATTTTTATGAGTTTGATGGTGGAAATTTAAAGATTGAAGAATTTAGAAAAATTTTAAAAAATTATGAAAATGCACTAACAAAACCTCTATTTTTTATAGATGAAATTCATAGACTAAGTAAGACACAACAAGAAGCCTTGCTTGTTCCTATGGAAAATTACAAAGCATTAATTGTTGGGGCAAGCACTGAAAATCCATATTTTACCCTTAGTTCCGGTATAAGAAGTCGTTCTATGTTGTTTGAGTTTCAGCCATTAGATAGCACTGAACTTGAAAAAATGCTTTTTCATATCAAAGATAAAATAAATTTTGTGATAGATGATGATGCAAAAGAGTATCTTATAAAAAGTAGCGGAGGCGATGCTCGTGGCTTTTTAAATTTACTTGAGTTTGCACTAAGTCTTGACACTCATATAACACTTGAAAATCTTAAAATTTTAAGAGGTCATAGTGTTTGTAGCGGTGCATCAAATAATGATACACATTATAACCTTGCTAGTGCTTTGATAAAAAGTCTAAGAGGTAGCGATATAGATGCCTGTATTTATTATCTTGCAAGACTTATAGATGAGGGCGAAAGCGCTGATTTTATAGCTAGGAGGCTTTTAATTTTTTCTAGCGAGGATATAGGAAATGCAAATCCAAATGCTTTAAATGTGGCTACAAATACACTACTTGCTGTTTTAAAAATAGGCTATCCAGAAGCGAGAATACTTCTTTCTCAATGTGTTGTGTATCTAGCTTCATCCCCTAAATCAAACTCAAGCTATAAGGCTATAAACAAAGCATTGGAATATGTTAAAAACAATGAAAAACTTGAAATTCCAAAGTATTTAATCAATACATTGCCTGAAAAAAAAGATTATTTATATCCTCATAATTTTGGCGGATGGGTAAAACAAAGATATCTTGAAAAAGATTTGAAATTTTATGAAAGTAATTCAATAGGTTTTGAAAAAACACTTGATGAATGGCAAGAAAAAATAAAACAAGGTAAATAA
- the rplQ gene encoding 50S ribosomal protein L17 produces MRHKHGYRKLGRTSSHRSALLKNLAIAIIKSEKIETTLHKAKELRGYVEKLITRARKGDFNAHRAVFASLQDKETTNKLVTEIAPKYADRNGGYTRIIKTRIRRGDAAEMAYIELV; encoded by the coding sequence ATGAGACATAAACATGGATATAGAAAACTTGGTAGAACCTCATCTCATCGTTCTGCGTTGCTTAAAAATTTAGCAATTGCTATTATTAAAAGTGAAAAGATTGAAACAACTTTACATAAAGCAAAAGAACTTAGAGGATATGTAGAAAAACTTATAACTAGAGCAAGAAAAGGTGATTTTAATGCTCATAGAGCAGTTTTTGCAAGTTTACAAGACAAAGAAACTACAAATAAATTAGTTACAGAAATAGCTCCTAAGTATGCGGATAGAAATGGTGGATATACTAGAATAATAAAAACTCGTATACGCCGTGGAGATGCTGCAGAAATGGCTTATATAGAGCTAGTTTAA
- the mgtE gene encoding magnesium transporter, with product MNTDDIKEVQKVLDLYLKQDLENELSAYDIAQHLKALKYHDEDVYTSYLARIKTDVLGDVAIELPESLLKDVIENISTDKMVEALEELESDDQTDLLQYIKDIDEDKAKEIFDGLDKEDQADVLRLGSYSNDESGAYMQTELFWAYADEKLGDAVTRLREQKNAGELENISQLFIVNNDKILKYTIPLEELILFDFSKKLQQIIQEHEPDYYSPYSALDTQDIKDTVALVQEYDLNVIAVVDSKGILLGRITADDIHDFIQESATEQIYNLAGLNDEAEEEDTLAKAGKARAVWLFINLFTAIVSSSIIGIFDDAIASYVALAVLMPIVASMGGNTGTQALTVTVRRLTLGEIEFKDAKYVLRREVGISIINGVIFGAVMGVISWLWFDKALLGLVVACSMLVNLSLAGFFGTVIPLTLKRLNIDPAVGSAVLLTTFTDGIGFFSFLGLAKWILI from the coding sequence GTGAATACTGATGATATTAAAGAGGTACAAAAAGTTTTAGACCTTTATTTAAAACAAGATTTAGAAAATGAGCTTAGTGCTTACGATATAGCACAGCACTTAAAAGCATTAAAGTATCATGATGAAGATGTTTATACTAGTTATCTAGCTAGAATAAAAACCGATGTATTAGGTGATGTTGCTATTGAGCTTCCTGAATCACTTCTAAAAGATGTTATAGAAAATATATCTACCGATAAGATGGTTGAGGCCCTAGAAGAGCTTGAAAGTGATGATCAAACAGATCTTTTACAATACATCAAAGATATAGATGAAGATAAAGCAAAAGAGATATTTGATGGTCTTGATAAAGAAGATCAAGCTGATGTTTTAAGACTTGGAAGCTATTCCAATGATGAATCGGGTGCTTATATGCAAACCGAGCTTTTTTGGGCTTATGCTGATGAAAAATTAGGTGATGCTGTAACAAGACTTCGTGAACAAAAAAATGCCGGCGAACTAGAAAACATATCTCAACTTTTTATTGTAAATAATGATAAAATTTTAAAATACACTATACCTCTTGAAGAGCTGATTTTGTTTGATTTTTCAAAGAAATTACAACAAATAATACAAGAACACGAACCTGATTATTATAGTCCTTATTCGGCACTTGATACACAAGATATAAAAGATACGGTTGCATTGGTTCAAGAGTATGATTTAAATGTTATCGCTGTTGTTGATAGCAAGGGTATTTTGCTTGGTCGTATTACAGCAGATGATATTCACGACTTTATTCAAGAGAGTGCAACTGAGCAAATTTATAATCTAGCTGGTCTTAATGATGAAGCTGAGGAAGAGGATACTTTAGCAAAAGCTGGTAAAGCAAGGGCTGTTTGGCTTTTTATAAATCTTTTTACGGCTATCGTAAGCTCTTCCATTATAGGTATTTTTGATGATGCTATTGCATCTTATGTAGCACTTGCTGTTTTGATGCCGATAGTTGCATCCATGGGTGGAAATACAGGTACGCAAGCACTTACTGTTACGGTTCGCAGGCTTACTTTGGGCGAGATAGAATTTAAGGATGCAAAGTATGTTTTAAGACGAGAGGTAGGAATATCTATAATAAACGGTGTTATTTTTGGTGCTGTTATGGGTGTTATCTCTTGGCTTTGGTTTGATAAGGCTCTTTTGGGTCTTGTTGTAGCTTGTAGTATGCTTGTAAATTTATCTTTGGCTGGATTTTTTGGGACAGTTATACCACTTACTCTTAAGCGTTTAAATATAGATCCAGCTGTTGGATCTGCTGTTTTGCTTACAACTTTTACTGATGGCATAGGATTTTTTAGTTTTTTAGGACTTGCAAAATGGATACTTATATAA
- a CDS encoding DNA-directed RNA polymerase subunit alpha gives MRKITTSAYMPTEIKVESISENMAKIIAYPFEAGYAVTLAHPLRRLLYTSTVGFAPTGIKIKGVTHEFDSMRGMLEDVALFIINLKNLRFKLKNDSQREVIEYNFKGHKEIIGADLNNDLVEIVNPSEYLATLNEDAELSFQLIVQKGIGYVSSEDLRSSVDEDYIALDAFFTPVKKAIYDIENVLVEDTPDFEKIIFTITTDGQVKPIEAFKNSLEAMYQQMSVFKGILNIDLDTPVVSSNANSEYSKLLSSVEELNLSARSFNCIDKADIKYIGELALMDEAELKELKNLGKKSLDEIKAIMEEIGYPVGATLPRDAKEYLKKKIAELKTQTNAKE, from the coding sequence ATGAGAAAAATTACTACGTCAGCTTACATGCCAACTGAAATAAAAGTTGAAAGTATTAGCGAAAATATGGCAAAAATAATCGCTTATCCTTTTGAGGCAGGTTATGCGGTGACATTGGCACATCCTCTTCGTCGTCTTCTTTATACAAGCACAGTTGGTTTTGCACCAACTGGAATTAAAATAAAAGGCGTAACTCATGAATTTGATAGCATGAGAGGCATGCTTGAAGATGTTGCTTTGTTTATTATTAATTTAAAGAACTTGCGTTTCAAGCTAAAAAACGATAGCCAACGTGAAGTTATTGAATATAATTTTAAGGGGCACAAAGAGATTATAGGCGCTGATTTAAATAATGATTTAGTTGAAATTGTAAATCCAAGCGAATACCTTGCTACATTAAATGAAGATGCTGAATTAAGCTTTCAGTTGATTGTTCAAAAAGGTATAGGTTATGTTTCAAGTGAAGATTTAAGAAGCAGTGTTGATGAAGATTATATAGCTCTTGATGCATTCTTTACACCAGTAAAAAAAGCTATATATGATATAGAAAATGTATTGGTTGAAGATACACCAGATTTTGAAAAAATTATCTTTACGATCACTACAGATGGTCAAGTTAAACCTATAGAAGCATTTAAAAATAGCTTGGAAGCTATGTATCAACAAATGTCAGTATTTAAGGGAATACTGAATATAGATTTAGATACACCTGTTGTAAGTTCTAACGCTAACAGTGAGTATTCAAAATTGTTATCTAGCGTAGAAGAATTAAATTTAAGTGCAAGAAGTTTTAATTGTATAGATAAAGCAGATATAAAATACATAGGTGAATTAGCTTTAATGGATGAAGCAGAACTTAAAGAGCTTAAAAATCTTGGTAAAAAATCTCTAGATGAAATAAAGGCTATAATGGAAGAAATAGGTTATCCTGTAGGAGCTACTCTTCCAAGAGATGCTAAAGAATATCTTAAGAAAAAAATAGCCGAATTAAAAACACAAACAAACGCAAAGGAATAA
- a CDS encoding NUDIX hydrolase — translation MDTYITELNILPLSESKYLKPFKMEFKQNGKLRDWDCVKAFNSVSILLYHVEKDAFLFVKQFRPAVWYSQEKENIKSTEQGFTYELCAGIMDKCKTEEQTIKEECIEEVGYDIKDVFRITMCYSALGFGGATQTMFYAQIDESMKISEGGGIDDESIELVFVPRNKIDEFLYDESKVKGFGMLFAISWWKDKFNKE, via the coding sequence ATGGATACTTATATAACAGAATTAAATATTTTACCACTTAGCGAATCAAAATATCTCAAACCTTTTAAGATGGAATTTAAACAAAATGGAAAACTTAGAGATTGGGATTGCGTAAAGGCTTTTAATAGCGTTTCTATACTCCTTTATCATGTAGAAAAAGATGCTTTTTTGTTTGTTAAGCAGTTTAGGCCAGCTGTTTGGTATTCTCAAGAAAAAGAAAATATAAAAAGCACAGAACAAGGTTTTACATATGAACTTTGTGCTGGCATTATGGACAAGTGTAAAACTGAAGAACAAACAATCAAAGAAGAGTGTATAGAAGAAGTAGGCTATGATATAAAGGATGTTTTTCGTATAACAATGTGTTATTCTGCATTGGGTTTTGGTGGTGCTACTCAAACTATGTTTTATGCGCAAATAGACGAGAGTATGAAGATAAGTGAAGGTGGCGGTATAGATGATGAGAGTATTGAACTCGTGTTTGTGCCTAGAAATAAAATTGATGAGTTTTTATATGATGAGAGCAAGGTAAAAGGTTTTGGCATGTTATTTGCCATTTCGTGGTGGAAAGATAAATTTAATAAGGAATGA
- a CDS encoding molybdopterin oxidoreductase family protein has product MENIVKTTCPYCGTGCGIDLIVKNGRIIGAQATKDHHINDGELCLKGMFGWEFVNSSKRITKPMIRKKNGVFNKDGELCEVSFDEAYDFVASKFKETVSKYGPNSIMGFSSARSNNEDNYVFQKFFRAQGSNNIDHCARLUHGPTVVGLTSTLGNGTMTNDLVEFATDTDVFFLIGTNTSECHPIIAMQMQRGLERGAKMIVVDPKRTDMAKKADIYLQIPIGSNIKTLNTIINIIISENLQDQEFIDNHTTGYELIKEAVKDFTPEKFEADTGIKKELIIQAARLYAKANTAAICYTMGITQFTDGTSNVFSLSNLALITGNIGKKGAGVNPLRGQNNVQGSCDMGALPNVIPAGAVNSEYAQQQAKKVWHFDLNPTPGFKLTQAPDKMDSGELKLLYVYGENPVMSDPWTEHFVHSIHKLDYFIVQDLFLTESAQKADVALPAAGWGEKDGTFINTSRRVQRTRAASIPAKGLEPDWKIVCNIAQRMGLEGFNFYTAASVWNELRELMPKYFGGISYYRLDKLGGISWPCPDEDHPGTPVLYTDKNSMLPDKKFKLVPVLYSDSKDARAKMEEDFRIKMNIDKDYPVGSGSLSEVPDEVYPCLFTTGRKVYHYHTGTMTRECPALEYGAGLEGALIEVSPDIARERELEDGCYALVSNKRGKIAAKLRINHDLREGTIFTTFHYSEADGNELANANDTDPLSGMTPLKITIANIKKLTEDEFIKFRELNEMSMHSETPYLSPKRYT; this is encoded by the coding sequence ATGGAAAATATAGTCAAAACAACCTGTCCCTATTGTGGTACTGGTTGCGGTATAGACTTGATCGTAAAAAATGGAAGGATAATTGGTGCCCAAGCAACAAAAGATCATCATATAAACGATGGAGAGCTTTGTTTAAAAGGAATGTTTGGTTGGGAATTTGTAAATTCTTCAAAAAGAATAACAAAGCCAATGATACGCAAAAAAAATGGCGTATTTAACAAAGATGGGGAACTTTGTGAAGTTAGTTTTGATGAAGCTTATGATTTTGTAGCTTCTAAATTCAAAGAAACGGTGAGCAAATATGGTCCTAATTCTATAATGGGATTTAGCTCAGCTAGATCAAACAACGAAGACAATTATGTTTTTCAAAAATTTTTTAGAGCTCAAGGTAGCAACAATATAGATCATTGCGCTCGTCTTTGACATGGTCCAACAGTGGTAGGTCTTACCAGTACTTTAGGAAATGGAACAATGACAAATGATTTGGTTGAATTTGCTACAGATACAGATGTATTTTTTCTAATAGGAACAAATACAAGCGAATGCCATCCTATAATAGCCATGCAAATGCAAAGGGGCTTGGAACGTGGCGCAAAAATGATAGTGGTGGATCCAAAAAGAACAGATATGGCAAAAAAAGCTGATATATATCTACAAATTCCAATAGGCTCAAACATAAAAACACTAAATACAATTATAAATATAATCATTAGTGAAAATTTACAAGATCAGGAATTTATAGACAACCATACAACAGGCTATGAACTAATAAAAGAAGCTGTTAAGGACTTTACTCCTGAAAAATTTGAAGCCGATACAGGAATAAAAAAAGAGCTTATAATACAAGCTGCTAGATTATACGCAAAGGCAAATACTGCCGCTATTTGCTACACAATGGGGATTACTCAATTTACCGATGGAACTTCAAATGTCTTTTCTCTTTCTAATCTAGCATTAATCACGGGAAATATAGGCAAAAAAGGAGCTGGCGTAAATCCACTAAGGGGTCAAAATAATGTTCAAGGCTCATGTGATATGGGAGCTTTACCAAATGTTATTCCAGCTGGTGCTGTAAATAGTGAATACGCTCAACAACAAGCAAAAAAAGTATGGCATTTTGATCTAAACCCAACTCCGGGCTTTAAGCTAACACAAGCGCCAGATAAAATGGATAGTGGGGAATTAAAACTTTTATATGTTTATGGAGAAAACCCTGTTATGAGCGATCCTTGGACAGAGCACTTTGTCCATTCTATACATAAGCTAGATTATTTTATAGTCCAAGATTTGTTTTTAACAGAAAGTGCGCAAAAAGCTGATGTAGCGCTTCCAGCTGCCGGATGGGGAGAAAAAGATGGAACATTTATCAATACTTCAAGAAGAGTTCAAAGAACAAGAGCTGCTAGCATACCTGCAAAAGGCTTAGAGCCTGACTGGAAAATAGTATGTAATATAGCCCAAAGAATGGGGCTAGAAGGCTTTAATTTTTATACAGCGGCAAGTGTATGGAATGAACTAAGAGAACTTATGCCTAAATATTTTGGAGGTATAAGTTATTATCGTTTAGATAAGCTTGGCGGTATATCTTGGCCTTGTCCTGATGAAGACCATCCTGGAACACCTGTTTTATATACAGATAAAAACTCAATGCTTCCTGATAAAAAATTTAAACTAGTTCCTGTTTTATATTCTGATTCTAAAGATGCAAGAGCAAAAATGGAAGAGGATTTTAGGATAAAAATGAATATAGACAAAGATTATCCAGTTGGTAGTGGATCTCTAAGTGAGGTTCCAGATGAAGTTTATCCTTGCTTATTTACAACAGGTCGCAAGGTTTATCACTACCACACAGGAACAATGACAAGAGAGTGTCCGGCTTTAGAATATGGGGCTGGATTAGAAGGAGCGCTTATAGAAGTTAGCCCAGATATAGCACGAGAGCGAGAACTTGAGGATGGATGTTATGCGCTTGTTAGTAACAAAAGAGGCAAAATAGCTGCAAAACTCAGAATAAATCACGATTTGAGAGAAGGAACTATATTTACGACTTTCCATTATAGCGAAGCTGATGGAAATGAGCTTGCAAATGCTAATGATACAGACCCATTGTCAGGCATGACTCCTTTGAAAATAACAATAGCAAACATAAAAAAACTTACAGAAGATGAGTTTATAAAATTTAGAGAGTTAAATGAAATGAGTATGCACTCAGAAACACCTTATCTCTCACCAAAAAGATACACATAA
- a CDS encoding Crp/Fnr family transcriptional regulator: MKKTRTRIGLAELEINNLLKKEEYKTLFKHRLLKKDSILYTDNISIVIIKNGSAKLSFFEDGDEFIIYHVLKNNITILDDSCALEFLEDSEIYSIELEDEKDIFQSFEFNKITNEALIEIILLQRKIIKSILYESAKGRIANFLIELAKEQDLKQNSYYYVFLPFSVKVLSSFVGLKRQSASTAFNELIKDDIIRKLTAHEFLIIDFNALQSYTNYNCLD, translated from the coding sequence ATGAAAAAGACAAGAACTAGAATAGGCTTAGCTGAATTAGAAATAAATAATTTATTAAAAAAAGAAGAATATAAAACCTTATTTAAGCATCGATTATTAAAAAAAGATAGTATTTTGTATACAGATAATATTAGCATTGTTATTATCAAAAATGGTTCGGCAAAATTATCTTTTTTTGAAGATGGAGATGAATTTATAATCTATCATGTCCTAAAAAATAATATAACCATACTTGATGATAGTTGTGCTTTAGAATTTTTAGAAGATAGTGAAATTTATAGCATAGAGTTAGAAGATGAAAAAGATATCTTTCAAAGTTTTGAGTTTAATAAAATAACAAATGAAGCTCTTATTGAAATAATTTTACTTCAAAGAAAAATTATAAAATCCATTTTATATGAAAGCGCAAAAGGGAGAATAGCAAATTTCTTAATAGAGTTAGCAAAAGAGCAAGATTTAAAGCAAAATAGCTATTATTATGTATTTTTACCTTTTTCGGTTAAAGTGCTTTCTTCTTTTGTTGGGCTTAAGCGACAAAGTGCCTCAACTGCTTTTAATGAACTTATTAAAGATGATATTATAAGAAAATTAACAGCTCATGAGTTTTTAATTATAGATTTTAATGCACTTCAAAGCTATACAAATTATAATTGTTTGGATTAG
- a CDS encoding tetratricopeptide repeat protein, with translation MKKIVFLFVLSVFCFGMGANDKLAGGVKPSEDVVLDKEYEKSAKIFKESCEKGNMYNCYNLGKFYSDGRGVIQSDINALKYFQISCDGRLPYGCFMLGEIFYNQKDFEKAVNNYSLSCDYGDDKGCLKLAEAYYAGEGVAKDLSKARDLSQKACQMGNDKACMAYENLKQQQ, from the coding sequence ATGAAAAAAATTGTTTTTTTATTTGTTTTGTCTGTTTTTTGCTTTGGTATGGGAGCAAATGATAAGCTTGCTGGTGGTGTAAAACCAAGCGAGGATGTTGTTCTTGATAAAGAGTATGAAAAATCAGCAAAAATTTTTAAAGAGAGCTGTGAAAAAGGAAATATGTATAATTGCTATAATCTAGGAAAATTTTATAGCGATGGCAGGGGTGTTATACAAAGTGATATAAATGCTTTAAAGTATTTTCAAATTTCTTGCGATGGAAGATTGCCTTATGGATGTTTTATGCTAGGTGAGATATTTTATAATCAAAAAGATTTTGAAAAAGCTGTAAATAATTACTCATTATCTTGTGATTATGGTGATGATAAAGGATGTTTGAAACTAGCTGAAGCTTATTATGCTGGCGAAGGTGTTGCAAAAGATTTATCAAAAGCTAGAGATTTATCACAAAAAGCTTGTCAAATGGGTAATGATAAAGCCTGTATGGCATATGAAAATTTAAAACAACAACAATAA
- a CDS encoding M23 family metallopeptidase, which translates to MLKPIIALVLLIINLYAIKPSVEELSWPSGTPFLSFLEKNKIPLSVFYNLSSEDKELAAEIFAGLKYQISRDNNGNVLQILIPVNDELQIHIYKDANDIFKLDFIPISYEIQEKVLNINLERSVTEDIYNYTGSVALAVGFRDAFKNEGIDFRKVRKGDRIVILYTQKIRLGKIFGTPDIHAAMIETRGRKNIVYGYNDKFYDQSGKDKTKVAFVRPLKNIRITSPFTLKRWHPILKRYRAHLGVDYGAPRGTPVKSSADGKVRFIGRKNGYGKTIIISHGGGYETLYAHLNGYAKDLKVNQTVSQGKLIGYVGSTGISTGPHLHFGFYINNKPVNPEKMMKVVRSISGGKSGKKFRAIVDKYSKEINKYNQENLTTQKAEKILDVVEY; encoded by the coding sequence ATGTTAAAACCAATAATTGCTCTTGTATTATTAATTATAAATTTATACGCTATAAAACCAAGCGTAGAAGAGTTAAGTTGGCCAAGCGGAACTCCTTTTTTAAGCTTTTTAGAGAAAAATAAAATACCATTATCCGTTTTTTATAATCTTTCTAGTGAAGATAAAGAGCTAGCAGCTGAAATTTTTGCAGGATTAAAATATCAAATTTCAAGAGATAATAATGGGAATGTCTTACAAATTTTGATACCAGTAAATGATGAATTACAAATTCATATATATAAAGATGCAAATGATATTTTTAAGTTAGATTTTATTCCAATTTCTTACGAGATTCAAGAAAAAGTTTTAAATATTAATTTAGAGCGTTCTGTAACTGAAGATATCTATAATTATACTGGTTCTGTTGCACTTGCTGTTGGTTTTAGAGATGCTTTTAAAAATGAAGGAATTGATTTTAGAAAGGTTAGAAAGGGCGATAGGATAGTTATACTTTATACCCAGAAGATAAGGCTTGGCAAAATATTTGGAACTCCTGATATTCATGCTGCGATGATTGAAACAAGAGGTAGAAAAAATATCGTTTATGGTTATAATGATAAATTTTATGATCAAAGTGGAAAAGACAAGACAAAAGTAGCTTTTGTTAGACCTTTAAAAAATATAAGGATAACATCTCCTTTTACCTTAAAGAGGTGGCACCCAATCTTAAAGAGATATAGAGCCCATTTGGGTGTTGATTATGGAGCTCCACGAGGAACTCCTGTTAAATCATCTGCTGATGGAAAAGTGAGATTTATAGGTAGAAAAAATGGATATGGCAAAACAATAATTATATCCCACGGTGGCGGCTATGAGACGCTATATGCTCACTTAAATGGCTATGCCAAAGACTTGAAGGTAAATCAGACAGTTTCTCAAGGTAAGCTTATAGGTTATGTTGGAAGCACTGGTATTAGCACTGGACCTCATTTGCATTTTGGATTTTATATCAACAATAAACCTGTTAACCCTGAAAAAATGATGAAAGTTGTAAGAAGTATATCTGGTGGAAAAAGCGGTAAGAAATTTAGAGCTATTGTTGATAAATACAGTAAAGAAATTAATAAATACAATCAAGAAAATTTAACAACTCAAAAAGCTGAGAAAATTCTAGATGTAGTTGAATATTAA
- a CDS encoding HugZ family heme oxygenase has protein sequence MKQRAIDHMNKDHVEVLISVYKKFGNANADTTNIKMTDMNENGIEITCNDDVIFVPFITKVEDHDGYKDAIIELYASVKEDSSTSKVQKNMVEFMDSFKTLVISSIKDGQPVSSYSPFVKEGDAFYICISSVAKHYHAIKQNPNNISVFFIQDEKEAKSLFARVRVSLNVVAEFVDDAKRADIMDKFEKLNPNESALSFIKTMKDFYVVKLTPKTGRYVKGFGAAYDIEGLKIANEERVNNPHIKQH, from the coding sequence TTGAAACAAAGAGCAATAGATCACATGAACAAAGATCATGTAGAAGTTCTTATTAGTGTTTATAAGAAATTTGGCAATGCTAATGCAGACACAACAAATATAAAAATGACAGACATGAACGAAAACGGTATAGAAATAACTTGCAATGACGATGTTATATTTGTTCCATTTATTACCAAAGTAGAAGATCATGATGGATATAAAGATGCAATCATAGAACTATATGCTAGCGTAAAAGAAGATTCTAGTACAAGCAAAGTTCAAAAAAACATGGTTGAGTTTATGGATAGCTTTAAAACTTTAGTAATTTCAAGCATCAAAGATGGACAACCAGTATCATCATACTCACCATTTGTAAAAGAAGGTGACGCTTTTTATATATGCATATCATCAGTAGCAAAACATTATCATGCTATTAAACAAAATCCAAATAATATTTCAGTTTTTTTTATACAAGATGAAAAAGAGGCTAAAAGCTTATTTGCTAGAGTTAGGGTAAGCTTAAATGTTGTAGCTGAATTTGTAGATGATGCAAAAAGAGCTGATATAATGGATAAGTTTGAAAAATTAAATCCAAATGAATCAGCACTTTCTTTTATAAAAACTATGAAAGATTTCTATGTTGTTAAATTAACACCCAAAACTGGACGTTATGTAAAAGGATTTGGAGCCGCATACGATATAGAAGGACTAAAAATAGCAAACGAAGAAAGAGTAAATAACCCTCACATAAAACAACACTAA
- a CDS encoding plasminogen-binding N-terminal domain-containing protein, translating to MFILVSLFIVSFCADFSMAEYKTPIISIEENGVATIIDSPDIVVGSSGIVIHKFGDYDNSIIARVSVVSKKGGFAKVRFEVFDSLAQKALPMPGIAPQKGDEIILNYLYSRALIIVPNKEIYEEVVSSFKNITFIHPDIVGAYLSYEYKPNPSRDDFRKMCSQSASGLIFIAMDKKSVFADCQSFDVIKEFKSGEVEYYQLPFYTRVKDIDTIFYKLNSEHINNYDSHYDKLLNQ from the coding sequence ATGTTTATTCTAGTTTCGTTATTTATTGTTAGTTTTTGTGCTGATTTTAGTATGGCAGAATACAAAACTCCAATTATAAGCATAGAAGAAAATGGAGTAGCAACAATAATAGATAGCCCAGATATTGTTGTTGGTTCAAGTGGTATTGTTATCCATAAATTCGGCGATTACGACAACTCTATAATAGCAAGGGTTAGTGTTGTATCAAAAAAAGGGGGGTTCGCAAAAGTAAGATTTGAAGTTTTTGATTCATTAGCACAAAAAGCACTTCCTATGCCTGGCATAGCGCCACAAAAAGGCGATGAAATAATATTAAATTATCTATATTCAAGAGCTTTAATTATTGTTCCAAACAAAGAAATATATGAAGAAGTAGTGTCTTCTTTTAAAAATATAACTTTTATACATCCAGATATTGTTGGTGCTTATTTAAGTTATGAATATAAGCCAAACCCTAGCAGAGATGATTTTAGAAAAATGTGTTCTCAAAGTGCCAGTGGTTTAATATTTATAGCAATGGATAAAAAAAGTGTTTTTGCAGACTGCCAAAGCTTTGATGTAATAAAAGAGTTTAAAAGTGGTGAAGTTGAATATTATCAACTACCATTTTATACCCGTGTAAAAGATATTGATACTATATTTTATAAATTAAACAGTGAACATATAAACAACTACGATTCTCATTACGATAAACTATTAAACCAATAA